CAAAATCAAATCAGGGTTGCTTGCGATTTTTTGGAGTGCTTCTTGGCCGCTATATGCTGTCAGAATATCATATTGTTTTTGAAAGTAACTTTGTATCATATCGACGATACCGTGTTCATCATCGACAATCAAAATCTTTGTTTTCACGATCTTTTCCTCCATTTCACATCCGATATTGTATCTTTCAAATCTCAAGAAAATCTCAAAGCCTGACATTTTCATTATATCATAGCTGAATAAAATTTGCAGGCACGCTAGTACTCTTAAATCATCGTTATCTCTTGAAAAATAACTTCCTCTGCCTGTGCTTTCAGCGTGTTCATCAGCCCCACCCACCGCATAGGGTCACGGGATTTCAGTTCCTCGGTGACGCCTGCCGCCTCCATCATGCGGGGCAGCATGGCGTCCATGCGCTCCCGCGCCGCCCTGTCGATCTCCAACAGGTGCGGGTACAGCTTTTCGCTTAAAATCAAGCTGCTGTAAAGGCCGGGCCGGTGTTCCTTCAGGTAGCGTTGCCGCATACGGCCATACTTGCCGATGGGGGCCTCCAGCTGCTCGGAAAGTTTCAGGTCGGGGATGTAGTAATCCCCGCACCGGGTGTAAGTCAATTCGCTCATGTTCATTCTCCTTTGCACTGTGATGGTTAAACTGCGGCGCTGGCCGATACGGTGGCCTTGCGCGGCTCCTGCCTGGGCAACTGGCTGACGGTGGTAAAAATGCCCTTCTCCATGTCCTCAGCCCGGATAGCTGCCTTTGCCGCCTCCATTTTTGCTTTGCGCTTGGCGTTGTAGCGTTCTTCCCATTCCTTTTGCTTGCCG
This window of the Massilistercora timonensis genome carries:
- a CDS encoding TnpV protein encodes the protein MSELTYTRCGDYYIPDLKLSEQLEAPIGKYGRMRQRYLKEHRPGLYSSLILSEKLYPHLLEIDRAARERMDAMLPRMMEAAGVTEELKSRDPMRWVGLMNTLKAQAEEVIFQEITMI